The following proteins are co-located in the Leptodactylus fuscus isolate aLepFus1 chromosome 8, aLepFus1.hap2, whole genome shotgun sequence genome:
- the PRRT2 gene encoding proline-rich transmembrane protein 2 gives MATPPADTGPPPEAETTPAEPSEPVCSTTVVVVEEPEPAQEAAAAEVEPSVTIQSKSSSLNDLKAQPAANGGPRAPSLTGSEGRLAQAASNSPRPSLCRQGSTATASGIEAEKPKDYLLIAILSCFCPMWPVNIVGFVYSIMSRNSLQQGDVDGALRLGRVAKLLSIVALVGGLLIITVSCVINFGIL, from the exons ATGGCAACACCTCCTGCAGACACGGGGCCTCCACCCGAGGCTGAGACTACGCCAGCAGAGCCCTCAGAGCCGGTATGCTCTActacggtggtggtggtggaggagccCGAGCCCGCTCAGGAGGCCGCTGCTGCAGAAGTCGAACCGTCAGTGACCATCCAGTCAAAATCTTCATCGCTTAATGACCTAAAGGCTCAGCCGGCAGCCAATGGAGGACCCCGAGCCCCTAGCCTGACTGGCTCTGAAGGACGGCTGGCTCAAGCTGCTTCAAATTCTCCCCGGCCAAGTCTTTGTCGACAAGGGTCTACTGCCACCGCCAGTGGCATTGAGGCAGAAAAGCCAAAGGACTATCTGCTCATTGCCATTCTGTCCTGTTTTTGTCCTATGTGGCCAGTCAACATCGTTGGCTTTGTCTACTCCATCATG TCCCGTAACAGCCTCCAACAAGGTGACGTGGACGGGGCCCTCAGACTGGGACGCGTGGCCAAGCTGTTAAGTATTGTGGCGTTGGTGGGTGGACTCCTGATCATCACTGTGTCCTGTGTCATCAACTTTGGAA